The following coding sequences are from one Leptolyngbya sp. NIES-3755 window:
- a CDS encoding photosystem Q(B) protein (similar to AA sequence:cyanobase_aa:LBDG_57790), whose protein sequence is MTTTLQRRESANLWAQFCNWVTSTDNRLYVGWFGVLMIPTLLAATICYIVAFIAAPPVDIDGIREPVAGSLMFGNNIISGAVVPSSNAIGLHFYPIWEAASLDEWLYNGGPYQLVVFHFLIGVFCYMGREWELSYRLGMRPWICVAYSAPVAAATAVFLIYPIGQGSFSDGMPLGISGTFNFMLVFQAEHNILMHPFHMLGVAGVFGGSLFSAMHGSLVTSSLVRETTEVESQNYGYKFGQEEETYNIVAAHGYFGRLIFQYASFNNSRALHFFLGAWPVVGIWFTALGVSTMAFNLNGFNFNQSIIDSQGRVVSTWSDVINRANLGMEVMHERNAHNFPLDLAAGEAAPVALSAPAING, encoded by the coding sequence ATGACAACCACCTTACAGAGACGCGAGAGCGCCAACCTGTGGGCGCAGTTCTGCAACTGGGTCACCTCGACCGACAACCGCCTGTACGTAGGCTGGTTCGGCGTATTGATGATCCCGACCTTGCTCGCTGCCACCATCTGCTACATCGTTGCATTCATCGCAGCACCTCCCGTTGACATCGACGGCATCCGCGAACCCGTAGCTGGTTCGTTGATGTTCGGCAACAACATCATCTCCGGTGCAGTCGTTCCCTCGTCGAACGCGATCGGCTTGCACTTCTACCCAATCTGGGAAGCCGCATCACTCGATGAGTGGCTGTACAACGGCGGTCCCTACCAACTCGTTGTATTCCACTTCTTGATCGGTGTCTTCTGCTACATGGGACGGGAATGGGAACTCTCCTACCGCTTGGGAATGCGTCCTTGGATCTGCGTTGCCTACTCTGCCCCTGTTGCAGCAGCAACCGCAGTCTTCTTGATCTACCCGATTGGACAAGGATCGTTCTCGGACGGAATGCCTTTGGGTATCTCTGGAACCTTCAACTTCATGTTGGTGTTCCAAGCCGAGCACAACATCTTGATGCACCCGTTCCACATGCTGGGCGTTGCCGGAGTCTTCGGTGGCAGCTTGTTCAGTGCAATGCACGGTTCGTTGGTCACCTCCTCGTTGGTGCGTGAGACCACCGAAGTTGAGAGCCAAAACTACGGTTACAAGTTCGGACAGGAAGAAGAAACCTACAACATCGTTGCAGCCCACGGCTACTTCGGACGGTTGATCTTCCAATACGCCTCGTTTAACAACTCTCGTGCCCTGCACTTCTTCTTGGGAGCATGGCCCGTCGTCGGCATCTGGTTCACCGCATTGGGTGTGTCCACGATGGCGTTCAACCTGAACGGATTCAACTTCAACCAATCGATCATCGACTCGCAAGGACGTGTGGTCAGCACCTGGTCTGACGTGATCAACCGTGCGAACCTGGGTATGGAGGTGATGCACGAGCGCAACGCTCACAACTTCCCGCTCGACTTGGCTGCTGGCGAAGCTGCACCTGTGGCGCTGTCTGCACCTGCAATCAACGGTTAA
- a CDS encoding hypothetical protein (similar to AA sequence:cyanobase_aa:MAE56180), protein MSAIVNLQIPFESLVKAVASLSLEDKRKLADILEDAIFGAEEDLENDPEVLAEVEEARKNYQEGNYRTIQEYIASKL, encoded by the coding sequence ATGTCAGCGATCGTCAATCTCCAAATTCCGTTTGAATCACTGGTTAAAGCTGTTGCATCACTAAGCTTAGAAGATAAGCGAAAACTAGCCGATATTTTAGAAGATGCAATCTTTGGGGCAGAAGAGGATTTAGAAAACGATCCAGAAGTTTTGGCTGAAGTGGAAGAAGCTCGAAAGAATTATCAGGAAGGTAACTATCGAACGATTCAGGAATATATTGCTTCTAAGTTGTGA
- a CDS encoding endonuclease (similar to AA sequence:cyanobase_aa:PCC7424_3785): MIQNSFKVGTFNVYNLSLANVPFYNKKYSEAVYAKKIRWIGHQLDFMKADVVGFQEVWQQQALQDAIDQSEFLKDAKIVIAKEQTNTPSVAIASRFPIISHEAIADFPEAALLKIEGEELALKQFSRPVLCVRVELREGVECTFVVAHLKSKRPDLAEGADPNDPLEQAKGQVRSLIRRSAEAVALRSILLNLMQGNNHPVIAMGDLNDGSLTVTTRLISGEPPFRRLPIERKKAIWDVLLYHVKDIQARQSYGDFYYTYIHNGHYDSLDHILVSQEFVEQNPNRVGRVGYVSVFNDHLIDETLTRNEVEDWQSDHGQVVASIEFEKP; this comes from the coding sequence ATGATTCAGAATAGTTTCAAGGTTGGAACGTTTAACGTCTACAATCTGTCGCTGGCAAATGTTCCGTTCTATAACAAGAAATACAGCGAAGCCGTTTATGCTAAGAAAATTCGCTGGATCGGGCATCAGCTTGATTTTATGAAAGCCGATGTTGTGGGATTTCAGGAAGTTTGGCAGCAGCAAGCGCTTCAAGACGCGATCGACCAAAGCGAATTTCTCAAAGATGCCAAAATCGTCATCGCCAAAGAACAAACGAATACGCCATCAGTCGCGATCGCATCTCGTTTCCCAATCATCAGCCATGAAGCGATCGCTGATTTTCCAGAAGCCGCATTGCTCAAAATTGAAGGCGAAGAGTTAGCGCTAAAACAGTTCTCGCGTCCAGTGTTGTGTGTGCGGGTGGAACTTCGGGAAGGCGTGGAATGTACGTTCGTGGTGGCGCATTTGAAGTCGAAGCGACCGGATTTGGCGGAAGGGGCTGATCCGAATGATCCACTTGAGCAAGCCAAGGGACAAGTTCGATCGCTGATTCGTCGATCGGCAGAAGCGGTGGCACTTCGATCAATTCTGCTCAATCTGATGCAAGGGAACAATCATCCGGTGATTGCAATGGGCGATCTCAATGATGGTAGTCTGACGGTGACGACGCGATTAATTTCAGGGGAGCCACCGTTTAGAAGATTGCCGATCGAGCGTAAGAAAGCAATTTGGGATGTGTTGCTCTATCACGTTAAAGATATTCAAGCACGTCAAAGCTATGGAGATTTTTACTATACATACATTCACAATGGGCATTACGACAGCCTGGATCACATTTTGGTCAGTCAAGAATTTGTTGAGCAGAATCCGAATCGAGTGGGTCGAGTGGGTTATGTTTCGGTATTTAATGACCATTTGATCGATGAAACGCTGACTAGAAATGAGGTAGAAGATTGGCAATCGGATCATGGTCAGGTTGTTGCTTCGATCGAATTTGAGAAGCCGTAA
- a CDS encoding plasmid stabilization system protein like protein (similar to AA sequence:cyanobase_aa:MAE56170), producing the protein MLAKSFLLMQFAAMYELELTRKAQKFYENADASLVRRLNQCFDQLRQDPYSLSNVKAMKGNYEGCFRYRVGDYRVIYRIDEISSDGHSDEMREVVIVLLIAHRREVYHDR; encoded by the coding sequence ATGCTGGCGAAGTCGTTTCTTTTGATGCAATTCGCCGCGATGTATGAGCTTGAACTGACCCGCAAAGCGCAAAAATTTTACGAAAACGCAGATGCTTCGCTCGTTCGTCGCCTAAACCAGTGTTTTGATCAACTGAGGCAAGACCCTTACAGTCTTTCAAATGTTAAAGCGATGAAAGGGAACTATGAGGGCTGTTTCCGCTATCGAGTGGGTGATTACCGTGTAATTTATAGAATTGATGAAATTTCAAGTGATGGTCATTCAGATGAAATGCGAGAAGTTGTGATCGTTCTTTTGATTGCTCATCGACGGGAAGTTTATCACGATCGCTAG
- a CDS encoding hypothetical protein (similar to AA sequence:cyanobase_aa:PCC7424_3208), which yields MNLSAEDLDLLRQAEKRLHQLSPERLRVANDFLAYLQEREENEATEELLSIPGFEEELREAIREADAGEVVSFDAIRRDV from the coding sequence ATGAACTTGAGTGCAGAAGATCTTGATTTACTTCGTCAAGCAGAGAAACGGTTACATCAGCTATCACCAGAGCGGTTGCGAGTTGCCAATGATTTTCTTGCGTACCTACAAGAACGTGAGGAGAACGAAGCCACTGAGGAGTTACTGAGTATTCCTGGGTTTGAAGAAGAATTGCGTGAAGCCATACGAGAGGCTGATGCTGGCGAAGTCGTTTCTTTTGATGCAATTCGCCGCGATGTATGA
- a CDS encoding hypothetical protein (similar to AA sequence:cyanobase_aa:MAE52760): MQVFFIHGVATKDAAYSKRLQHLLREEFSKRDKQLPHFYGSFWGAVVSDKGKIWNWVHQDLKELKKNYPQLDTRDVFRYQEFREDFISDFFGDVLTYFNTDRGRDVREIIAEQLRKFLQSSPQDEELHIIAHSLGTVVLWDVLFSDRFPADDPAYVIRSLIQNSGSCELRLKSVTTMGSPILFFNMMLDVQPEKIKAFVSNYQSEALRWINILHASDIIAYPLQSAINAKLMPHFFFRDKYIWADGNKAERAARTFGQAHAAMGIGVADAHSSYWTSPGAARLITANLLNDLSEIDSAKVDTE, from the coding sequence ATGCAAGTATTTTTCATTCACGGTGTTGCAACAAAAGACGCTGCATACTCAAAACGTTTACAGCACCTTCTTCGGGAGGAATTCTCTAAGCGGGATAAGCAGCTTCCACATTTTTATGGTAGTTTCTGGGGCGCTGTTGTAAGTGACAAAGGGAAAATCTGGAACTGGGTACATCAAGATCTGAAGGAACTAAAGAAAAACTATCCACAACTGGATACTCGCGATGTCTTCAGATACCAAGAGTTTAGAGAAGACTTTATCTCTGATTTCTTTGGAGATGTTTTAACTTACTTCAATACTGATCGAGGTAGGGACGTTAGAGAGATCATTGCAGAGCAACTTCGTAAGTTTTTACAAAGTTCACCTCAAGACGAAGAACTCCATATCATTGCTCATTCTCTCGGTACAGTTGTGCTTTGGGATGTTTTATTTTCTGATCGCTTTCCAGCAGATGATCCAGCTTATGTAATCCGATCACTCATTCAGAATTCTGGTTCTTGTGAATTGCGTCTTAAGAGCGTTACCACGATGGGATCTCCAATTCTGTTTTTTAATATGATGCTGGATGTACAGCCGGAGAAGATAAAAGCTTTCGTCTCTAATTACCAATCGGAAGCCCTTCGTTGGATTAACATTCTTCATGCCTCGGACATTATTGCTTATCCGCTTCAATCTGCGATAAATGCCAAGTTGATGCCTCACTTCTTCTTCCGAGATAAGTATATTTGGGCGGATGGTAACAAAGCCGAGAGAGCCGCTCGCACTTTCGGGCAGGCGCACGCTGCAATGGGAATTGGTGTTGCTGATGCTCATAGTTCTTACTGGACAAGCCCCGGTGCTGCTCGTCTAATTACAGCCAATCTCTTAAATGATCTAAGTGAAATTGATTCCGCAAAAGTAGATACAGAATAA
- a CDS encoding photosystem I core protein PsaB (similar to AA sequence:cyanobase_aa:LBDG_25810), whose translation MATKFPKFSQDLAQDPTTRRIWYGIATAHDFESHDGMTEEKLYQKLFATHFGHLAIIFLWASGSLFHVAWQGNFEQWIKDPLNIRPIAHAIWDPQFGKPAVEAFTQGGANYPVDISYSGLYHWWYTIGMRTNGDLYQGSIFLLILSAVLLFAGWLHLQPKFRPSLAWFKNAESRLNHHLAGLFGVSSLAWAGHLIHVAIPESRGQHVGWDNFLSTMPHPAGLGPFFTGNWSVYSQDPDTAGHIFGTAQGSGSAILTFLGGFHPQTESLWLTDMAHHHLAIAVIFIVAGHMYRTNFGIGHSIRDILNAHKPPAGGLGDGHTGLYDTVNNSLHFQLGLALGALGTVTSLVAQHMYSMPPYAFMAKDFTTQAALYTHHQYIAGFLMVGAFAHGAIFWVRDYDPDQNKNNVLARILGHKEAIISHLSWVSLFLGFHTLGLYVHNDVVVAFGTPEKQILIEPVFAQFIQASHGKALYGFNALLSNADSIASNSGAAYLPGWLDGINSGVNSLFLTIGPGDFLVHHAIALGLHTTTLILVKGALDARGSKLMPDKKDFGYAFPCDGPGRGGTCDISAWDSFYLAMFWMLNTIGWVTFYWHWKHLSIWSGNVAQFNESSTYLMGWLRDYLWQYSAPLINGYNPYGMNNLAVWAWMFLFGHLVWATGFMFLISWRGYWQELIETLVWAHERTPLANLIRFKDKPVALSIVQGRLVGLVHFTAGYVLTYAAFVIAATAGKFG comes from the coding sequence ATGGCAACTAAGTTCCCAAAATTTAGTCAAGACCTTGCCCAAGATCCTACTACTCGTCGGATTTGGTACGGGATTGCCACCGCTCACGACTTTGAAAGCCACGACGGAATGACAGAAGAGAAGCTTTACCAAAAGCTTTTCGCAACTCACTTCGGTCACTTGGCAATCATCTTCTTGTGGGCATCCGGTAGTCTGTTCCACGTTGCTTGGCAAGGCAACTTCGAGCAATGGATCAAAGATCCACTCAACATTCGCCCGATCGCTCACGCGATTTGGGACCCTCAGTTCGGTAAGCCTGCGGTTGAAGCTTTTACCCAAGGCGGCGCGAACTATCCCGTCGATATTTCCTACTCTGGTCTGTATCACTGGTGGTACACGATCGGCATGAGAACGAACGGCGACCTGTATCAAGGTTCGATCTTCTTGCTGATTCTGTCGGCAGTCCTCCTGTTCGCAGGTTGGTTGCACCTCCAGCCGAAATTCCGTCCGAGCTTGGCTTGGTTCAAGAACGCTGAATCGCGTCTGAACCACCACTTGGCAGGATTGTTCGGAGTCAGTTCGCTGGCTTGGGCAGGTCACTTGATCCACGTTGCTATCCCCGAATCTCGCGGACAGCATGTGGGTTGGGACAACTTCCTCTCAACGATGCCGCACCCGGCGGGTTTGGGACCGTTCTTCACGGGTAACTGGAGTGTGTATTCGCAAGATCCGGATACTGCTGGTCACATCTTCGGAACGGCTCAAGGATCGGGTTCCGCAATCTTGACTTTCCTCGGTGGATTCCATCCGCAAACAGAATCGCTGTGGTTGACCGACATGGCTCACCACCACTTAGCGATCGCGGTCATCTTCATCGTGGCGGGTCACATGTACCGCACCAACTTTGGGATCGGTCACAGCATTCGGGACATTCTGAACGCTCACAAGCCACCCGCAGGTGGTTTAGGTGACGGTCACACCGGACTGTATGACACCGTAAACAACTCCTTGCACTTCCAATTGGGTCTTGCCCTGGGTGCACTGGGCACGGTGACTTCGCTGGTGGCACAACACATGTACTCGATGCCTCCGTATGCGTTCATGGCGAAGGACTTCACCACACAAGCAGCACTGTACACTCATCACCAGTACATTGCAGGCTTCCTGATGGTTGGAGCATTCGCACACGGCGCAATCTTCTGGGTTCGTGACTACGATCCAGACCAAAACAAAAACAACGTGCTTGCACGGATTTTGGGACACAAAGAAGCAATCATCTCGCACTTAAGCTGGGTGTCGCTGTTCTTGGGTTTCCATACCCTCGGTCTGTACGTCCACAATGACGTAGTAGTCGCTTTCGGAACTCCTGAAAAGCAAATCCTGATCGAGCCTGTGTTCGCACAGTTCATCCAAGCCTCCCACGGTAAAGCGCTGTATGGCTTCAATGCCCTACTGTCGAACGCGGACAGCATTGCATCTAACTCAGGTGCAGCTTACCTGCCGGGTTGGCTCGATGGAATCAATAGCGGTGTAAACTCGCTGTTCTTGACGATCGGACCGGGTGACTTCTTAGTTCACCACGCGATCGCACTCGGTCTGCACACCACCACCTTGATCTTGGTTAAGGGCGCGCTGGATGCTCGTGGATCGAAACTGATGCCTGACAAGAAAGACTTCGGCTACGCATTCCCGTGCGATGGTCCGGGTCGTGGCGGTACCTGCGATATCTCCGCATGGGACTCCTTCTATCTGGCAATGTTCTGGATGTTGAATACGATCGGTTGGGTTACGTTCTACTGGCACTGGAAGCATCTGTCGATCTGGTCTGGTAACGTCGCTCAGTTCAACGAAAGCTCGACCTATCTAATGGGTTGGCTGCGTGACTACCTCTGGCAGTATTCGGCTCCGCTGATCAACGGCTACAACCCGTATGGCATGAATAATCTGGCGGTTTGGGCTTGGATGTTCCTCTTTGGACACCTGGTCTGGGCAACTGGATTCATGTTCTTGATCTCGTGGCGTGGCTACTGGCAAGAATTGATCGAAACGCTGGTGTGGGCACATGAGCGCACTCCGTTGGCGAACTTGATTCGCTTCAAGGACAAGCCAGTTGCATTGTCGATCGTTCAAGGTCGGTTAGTCGGTTTGGTTCACTTCACGGCAGGTTATGTGCTGACGTATGCAGCCTTCGTGATTGCTGCTACTGCCGGTAAGTTCGGTTGA
- a CDS encoding P700 apoprotein subunit Ia (similar to AA sequence:cyanobase_aa:LBDG_25820): MTISPPEREAKARVVVDKDPVPTSFEKWGQPGHFDRTLSKGPKTTTWIWNLHANAHDFDSHTSDLEDVSRKIFSAHFGHLAVVFIWLSGMYFHGAKFSNYEAWLANPTGVKPSAQVVWDIFGQEILNADVGGGFHGIQITSGFFQLWRAAGFTNTFQLYCTAIGGLVMAGLMLFAGWFHYHKRAPKLEWFQNVESMLNHHLSGLFGLGSLSWAGHQIHVALPINELLDRGVPADKIPLPHEFILNPQLMADIYPSFAKGLIPFFTLNWGEYADFLTFKGGLNPVTGGLWLTDTAHHHLAIAVLFIIAGHMYRTNWGIGHSIKEILEAHKGPFTGEGHKGLYENLTTSWHAQLAINLAMVGSLSIIVAQHMYAMPPYPYLATDYATQLSIFTHHMWIGGFFIVGGAAHAAIFMVRDYDPVANQNNNLDRVLRHRDAIISHLNWVCIFLGFHSFGLYVHNDTMRALGRPQDMFSDTAIQLQPVFAQWIQNLHTLAPGGTAPNALAPASYAFGGGTIAVGGKVAMMPIALGTADFMVHHIHAFTIHVTVLILLKGVLFARSSRLIPDKANLGFRFPCDGPGRGGTCQVSGWDHVFLGLFWMYNSLSIAIFHFSWKMQSDVWGTVAPDGTVDHVTGGNFAQSAITINGWLRDFLWAQAAQVIGSYGSALSAYGLLFLGAHFVWAFSLMFLFSGRGYWQELIESIVWAHNKLKVAPSIQPRALSIIQGRAVGVAHYLLGGIVTTWAFFLARSISIG; this comes from the coding sequence ATGACAATTAGCCCACCGGAGCGCGAGGCGAAGGCACGGGTCGTCGTTGATAAAGATCCCGTTCCTACTTCCTTTGAGAAGTGGGGGCAGCCGGGACACTTCGATCGAACCCTGTCAAAAGGACCCAAAACCACCACTTGGATTTGGAACCTCCACGCCAACGCTCACGATTTCGATAGCCATACAAGCGACTTAGAAGACGTTTCTCGCAAAATTTTTAGCGCACACTTCGGTCACTTAGCCGTTGTGTTCATTTGGTTGAGTGGAATGTACTTCCACGGCGCTAAGTTTTCAAATTATGAAGCATGGCTCGCCAACCCCACTGGAGTCAAACCCAGTGCTCAGGTCGTCTGGGACATCTTCGGTCAAGAAATTCTTAACGCGGATGTCGGCGGCGGCTTCCACGGAATTCAGATCACCTCTGGATTCTTCCAACTGTGGAGAGCGGCTGGCTTTACAAACACCTTCCAGCTTTATTGCACCGCGATCGGCGGCTTAGTCATGGCTGGCTTGATGCTGTTTGCAGGCTGGTTCCACTACCACAAACGCGCTCCCAAACTGGAATGGTTCCAGAATGTAGAGTCGATGCTGAATCACCACTTGTCCGGTTTGTTCGGACTCGGTTCGCTGTCGTGGGCTGGACACCAGATTCACGTTGCACTGCCGATTAATGAACTGCTCGATCGTGGTGTGCCTGCGGACAAGATTCCTCTGCCTCATGAGTTCATCCTGAACCCGCAACTGATGGCGGACATCTATCCCAGCTTCGCAAAAGGTCTTATTCCTTTCTTCACCCTGAACTGGGGCGAATATGCTGACTTCCTCACCTTCAAAGGTGGCTTGAACCCGGTCACGGGTGGACTCTGGCTGACCGATACCGCGCATCACCACTTGGCGATCGCTGTATTGTTCATCATCGCTGGACACATGTACCGCACCAACTGGGGTATCGGTCACAGCATCAAGGAAATCCTTGAAGCGCATAAAGGACCGTTCACCGGAGAAGGTCACAAGGGGCTGTACGAAAACCTGACCACTTCTTGGCACGCTCAACTCGCAATCAACTTGGCAATGGTTGGTTCCTTGAGCATCATCGTGGCTCAGCATATGTATGCAATGCCTCCTTACCCCTACTTGGCAACCGACTACGCAACTCAGTTGTCAATCTTCACGCACCATATGTGGATCGGTGGATTCTTCATCGTCGGTGGTGCGGCTCATGCGGCTATCTTCATGGTGCGCGACTACGATCCGGTTGCGAATCAAAACAACAACCTCGATCGCGTTCTGCGTCACCGGGATGCCATCATTTCCCACTTGAACTGGGTTTGTATCTTCTTGGGCTTCCATAGCTTCGGTCTGTACGTGCATAACGACACGATGCGGGCTTTGGGTCGTCCTCAAGATATGTTCTCGGATACCGCAATTCAACTTCAGCCCGTGTTCGCGCAGTGGATTCAAAACCTCCACACGCTGGCTCCGGGTGGAACCGCTCCGAACGCACTGGCTCCAGCTAGTTATGCTTTCGGTGGTGGAACGATCGCTGTCGGTGGCAAAGTTGCCATGATGCCGATCGCATTGGGTACGGCGGACTTCATGGTTCACCATATTCACGCTTTCACAATCCACGTCACAGTGCTGATCCTGTTAAAAGGCGTACTGTTTGCACGTAGCTCACGCTTGATTCCTGATAAAGCGAATCTTGGTTTCCGCTTCCCGTGCGATGGTCCGGGTCGTGGCGGTACTTGCCAAGTGTCTGGATGGGATCACGTGTTCCTCGGTCTGTTCTGGATGTACAACTCCTTATCGATCGCGATCTTCCACTTCTCGTGGAAAATGCAATCCGATGTCTGGGGTACTGTTGCACCGGATGGAACGGTCGATCACGTTACGGGCGGTAACTTCGCTCAAAGTGCGATCACCATCAACGGCTGGTTGCGCGACTTCCTGTGGGCACAAGCAGCACAGGTGATTGGATCTTACGGTTCGGCACTGTCAGCTTACGGACTTCTGTTCTTGGGCGCTCACTTTGTTTGGGCATTCAGCTTGATGTTCCTGTTTAGCGGACGTGGCTACTGGCAAGAACTGATCGAATCGATCGTATGGGCGCACAACAAGCTCAAAGTTGCACCGTCCATTCAACCTCGTGCGTTGAGCATTATCCAAGGACGGGCTGTGGGCGTTGCTCACTACCTCTTAGGCGGAATTGTCACTACATGGGCATTCTTCCTAGCTCGATCAATTTCAATCGGATGA